The Vicia villosa cultivar HV-30 ecotype Madison, WI linkage group LG1, Vvil1.0, whole genome shotgun sequence genome includes a region encoding these proteins:
- the LOC131621970 gene encoding GDSL esterase/lipase At5g45670-like has translation MTCETKKWLILNLFLLAASYTQRSCANGESPQVKCIFVFSDSFSDNGNNNNLNTQAKANYHPYGIDFPTGATGRFTNGLTTIDFTGQLLGVKDFIPPFANIGDSDIRKGVNYASGSGGIRDESSKQLGDRIPLRQQIKNHKTIVSQIEKELGGVSHAKNYLKKCLYYVNIGSNDYLNNYFMPKIYPTSRIYNPEQYAEVLINQYSLDLKDLYVNGARKFILVGLGLLGCLPNNIAKNGNNGSCVESMNSAALIFSQKLRSLVDKFNAKLPNSRSIFVNSTAGPVQSTPAFTFTKTPCCPTRPDGMCIPDSRPCPNRDDYVFYDGIHPSSAYNKFTALTSYDSSISPDTTHPMDIKQLAQYPIN, from the exons ATGACTTGCGAGACTAAAAAATGGTTGATTTTGAATCTTTTTCTCTTGGCTGCAAGCTATACGCAGCGTTCTTGTGCCAACGGAGAATCACCTCAGGTGAAATGCATTTTCGTATTTAGTGACTCCTTTTCTGACAATGGAAACAACAACAATCTTAACACCCAAGCAAAAGCTAACTACCATCCATATGGCATCGACTTTCCAACTGGTGCAACCGGACGATTTACCAATGGACTAACAACAATTGATTTTACTG GTCAATTACTTGGAGTCAAGGATTTCATCCCACCCTTCGCAAACATTGGTGACTCAGACATACGTAAGGGTGTTAACTATGCATCTGGTTCAGGAGGAATTCGAGATGAGTCTAGCAAACAATTG GGTGATAGAATCCCTTTGAGACAACAGATAAAAAATCACAAGACTATAGTTTCCCAAATAGAAAAAGAGCTTGGAGGTGTGTCTCATGCTAAAAACTATCTGAAGAAGTGCCTATATTATGTGAATATTGGCAGCAACGATTACCTAAACAATTACTTCATGCCCAAAATATATCCAACAAGTCGCATTTATAACCCTGAACAGTATGCTGAAGTTCTTATTAACCAATATTCTCTTGATTTAAAG GATTTGTATGTTAATGGAGCAAGAAAATTCATACTAGTTGGGTTGGGCCTATTAGGTTGCCTTCCAAACAACATAGCTAAgaatggaaataatggatcaTGTGTTGAAAGTATGAATTCGGCTGCATTAATATTCAGTCAGAAGCTTAGATCTCTAGTGGATAAATTCAATGCCAAACTTCCTAATTCCAGATCTATCTTTGTAAATAGTACTGCTGGTCCAGTACAAAGCACACCAG CTTTTACATTTACAAAAACTCCTTGTTGTCCAACAAGGCCTGATGGGATGTGTATTCCTGATTCAAGACCATGTCCTAACAGAGATGACTATGTTTTTTATGATGGAATTCATCCCTCATCAGCTTATAACAAATTCACAGCATTAACTTCATATGATAGTTCTATTAGTCCAGACACAACTCATCCAATGGATATCAAACAACTTGCTCAATATCCTATAAACTAG